In the genome of uncultured Flavobacterium sp., the window GCTTTCAGCAATTTATTTTCCATGAAAAAAGAGTTCGATGTCAAACCTGTTATTTTTTTAAACAAACTTTTAAATTTAGATTCAGACATATTAGCCATTTCAGCCATCAATTTGATAGACGGAAAATGACTATCAATATTCCTAACCAAATATTTTTGTATCGCGATAATATTGTTTAAGTCAGCTTGATTAACAGTTTGAATGATGATTCGGTTAGTGGATAATTTTTTCAAATAATTAGAAAGCAGCATATGAACCGTTCCCTCAAGATTTAGATCAAAAACAGGTCCTCCAACTTTTAGTTTATGCAAATCCTTTAAAAGATGATAGCTTTCATTGCTCATTCTGTCAAATCTAATTATGGTATTTTTTTTAGGATCAGTAATTCTATTCAAATTTCTGATCGTAATATTATTTGCTTTTGCAATTGATTCGATAATAGATTTTTTTATAAATATGCATAAGGCGTAGGTTTTGCTTCCTGCAGTTACTTTATAATCCGTCACCAATGTTCCGTCAATTGTAGATAAATTATAATTCCATCTGTTAACATTGTAGCTGTGATTTTTTTTAGTGACAGAGACCTCACCGTCAGTTAAATTATAATAAAGACCTATAAAATCAGTCTGTGTGTTTTTTTGAATTAGATGTAGATTTTTGTGATAAACTGCATCAATATAATAAGCTACAATTCCTTCTTCAATTTCAAGGAAATAGCGCACACCAGTTTGAATATTTTCAGAAGCCAGAATAAAATTGCCATCTATTTTCCCTCCAAGTTCATTTGCTAAATGCTTAACCCAGCTTAAGTCGGCACTGTATGAGTGTTCAATTATTTTCATTTAGATATGTTTATATTATATAAAATTCAGTGAGTTCTGTTAAATGGCTTTTTTTAGTGGGTTGTTAATATTTATTGGCTTTATAATTTAATTTTGATTTAGTTTGTCTCCTAAAAACAGCGAAGTTGCTCTATGATTTTTGATGATTAGTTTTTGTTAATTATGTTTTGCAACTTTTTTATGTGACAGTCTAATTTCTTGTCATTACTGATGTTATGTTTTATTTTAATATTATTTTGACTTATTGTAGACAAATCATATGCCTAAATAGTTGTATTAAATCTAATGCGTTGTTACTTAAACCATTCTAAAATAGAATAGAATAACTTTTGATTTTTTGCATAGGAAATTTTGTATCAGATGAGGAGTAATTACCCGCTTTTGAACTATGCTATTTTCTGAGTAAGCGTTTTGCGATCTATTTGAAGAATATGTGCTGCTTTAGTTTTGTTATTTCCTACCGCAGCCAGGACTTTTAGGATCTGTTCTTTTTCATATTCTTTTAATGATTTAAAAATATGTTTCTGTTCAGGTATAGTATATTTTAGATATTTTGGTACCTGTTCGAGATCTATTACTTCATCGCTCATAATAATCATACGCTGAATTATATTATCGAGTTCTCTAATATTACCCGGCCAGGAATAGCGTAATAAAACTTCATTTACTTTTTTGTTGATTGTAATTGCCGGTTTATTATACTCAGTGCCATATTTTGCAATAAAGTTTTCTACTAATGGTAAAATGTCTTCCTTTCGTTCTCTTAGAGGTGTTGTTTTTATATTCACAACATTAATTCTATAGTACAAATCTTCTCTAAAAGTACCTTCCTGGACCATTTTATATAAATCATTGTTAGTAGCACTTATAATTCTGACATCTAGTTTTTCAGGGCTTCTGGAGCCTACCTTAGTAATTTCTTTTTCTTGTAATACTCTTAAAAGTCTTGTTTGTACTGCCATTGGTGCGGTACCAATTTCGTCCAGAAATAAAGTTCCTCCTGAAGCAGCCTGAAAAAGCCCTATTCTGGATTCTGCTGCACCTGTAAATGCACCTTTTGTATACCCAAAAAGCTCTGATTCCATTAGAGTTTCCGGGATTGCGCCACAATTAACAGAAATAAATGGCATATTGGCCAATGCACCTTTATAATGAATTGCTTTGGCAATAAGTTCTTTACCAGTTCCGCTTTCGCCCTCAATTAAAACATTTACCTTATTGTTTTGTACCCGTTTTATGATCTCAATCAAACTTTTAAATTGATCAGAATTACCTACAATACCCGCATAATCATTTTCTTTTGAGATTGTAGCACTAGTACCGGAAAGTCTTCCGGAGTTTATTTTTGTGTTTATAAGGGAGCTGTGAATAGCTTTAGAAAGCTCTTCGTTTGTAAATGGTTTTATAAGATAATCTAGCGCGCCGGATTTGAGTGAATTGATGGCATTGTCAATTGAAGGCAAACCCGATATGACCAATTTTGGCATTGCAGGAAAATGTTCCCCTGCATATTTTAATAATTCTATACCACTTATTTCAGGCATATTAAAATCTGTAATTAACAAATCTATGGTTGTATACTTTAAAACATCGATAGCTTCAGTTACAGAAGAAGCTTTATAAGGATGATAATTAAATATCTTGAGATTTCTTTGAAGTAAATCAAGCATATCATGATTATCATCTACAATTAGTATATTTTCTTTTTTTAAACTCATTTTACATTAACTTATAGATAATTTTATTGTAAATATTGCTCCCGAAGGAAGGTTGCTTTTACTGTTATTCTACGATAGCATTGTCATTAAATTTTCAGGTTTTTTTATGATAGAAATAAGGTTTTTTAGTGCCTTTTTTTTGATATGATTTAAGTATGATATTGTCTTCGAAATCTCACATATGCAAGTCAATTCCTTAACCTTTTGTTTGGGTACTTTTTGTGATGTGGTAAAAATCATTTTTGTAGGAAATTGTTTATAAAAAATTAAATTGAAAGCAAATGTAATTAAATATTTTAAGCAGTGTTATATTTGATTGATTTTATTTAACTATTTGAAAACAAACTAAATAGGATAGGTTTTATAAGTCTTAAAGTGATACTTTTTTAACTTATAAAGGTGCTTTTATTGTTGTTTTTTGTGTAGACAAAAGTTTATTTTTTCAAAGAAAAAAAGATTTAATTGAGAACCAATGTTTCTTCTTTTTTTGATAAAAAACAGGAAAATAATCATCAGTTTTAGTTTGGTTTTTAGCCTGAAAGAAATTCCTTTTTTGCAAACAAAAATTCGCATATTTTTTACTATAAAAACAAGTGCATAAAAAAAGATAAAAATGTCAATTTTTTGATCTGACATATCAAAAAAAATACTTAGATATTTTAATGCTCTTTGAAGATAATTAAAGGAAAAGATCAATGTGTTAAATGTCTTAACTTATTTATTTTATGACTTATTAAGGCTTATCGATTATTAAGATAGAGCCTAGATTTGAACAGTTTTATTATTAAAAGATTTTTAAAGCAATAGAAAGATGGAGAAGGAAAAAGTTTTAGTACGAGATAATCAGGGGATATTTTTAAGAATGTTTAAAAGAAAGTTCAAAGATGAAATTGACTTTCATGAAAATTCCTTTTCAGCAGTCAATGAGAATGAATCTTTAGCCTTTGATCGTTGCATTTATGTAGTTTATAATAAGTCTGAATTTCTTGAATTTTTAAAATTGGATAAAAGTGGCGCTAACATTTTAGTATGCCTGTTCAATAAACAGTTATATACTAGTCTGACTTTTTTAAATGAGCTTAAAAATTTAATAATGGTAGATGGCTCTAAGAGCAAGGCAGAAATTACAAAGGATTTAAAATCGTATTTTAAAGGAAAAACAGATTTTACAATGCCAACAACACCGCGAGTGATTTCTCAAAATTTAAATTCTCTAAAAACTAAATTTAGCAATTTTGACAAAACAGTGTACTTTTTAATGTAGTTTGTGTGTTTTTTATATTTTCTATTCTGATGGAATAGAAACTATGTTAGTACAGGGTATATGTTGTTCTATATCCTGTACTTTTTTTGTTTAAAAACGGTACTCTGTCGCTGTTGATTGTGTTTATGTCATTTTAAAAATAGTGCCGTACAAAAGAATGCTTTTTGTAAGTATATAATTAATAGAGTGTTATGATTTTAAAAATGCAAATTGTGATGAATCTTTGCTCAAGTGCCTAAAAGTGGCATAAATTTAACATCAAATATGTTGAAACTACCACCTAAAATTTTATTTTTGCCACTTAATTTAATAAGTATAAGCATGAAAGATCTATTAGTAAAAATCAACGCCGAAATCGAAACATTCAAAGCAGAGGCTGAATCTTTAACTGAAAAAGGTGTTAAAGCTGCTGGACCAAGAGCACGTAAATCAACTTTGGAAATTGAAAAACTTTTAAAAGAGTTTAGAAAAGTTTCTATCGAAGAATCAAAAAAATAATATTTGTATTCAGAGTAAAACCTCGTTTAAGTAAATTAAACGAGGTTTTTTTATGTCTGGTCCCTAACAAAATATCTTTTTTGTTCAGGGATAATTTGCAAACCACTTTTTATTTAATTCCGTATAAAATCAGTTTGATTTTATACGGAATTATTATTTATAGGGATTGGTTTATTAAAAATAATAAATAAGGAAAAAATCTTATAAATAAAGAAGGATATGTGAATTTTGTTTGCTGGTTTTTGTGAATTATATATAAAATTAGCTTATAATTGTGTTTTTTACACAAAACCAAAAAACGCCACATTATTTTGAAATATTTTGCCCTATATTTTCTATTATTCATTGGTTTTACATCCGTAGTTCATGCACAGGATAATCCGATTAAATTTCTGGATATATCCGATGGTTTGTCGAACAATTCAGTCACAACAATTTTTCAGGATAGTGATGGTTATTTATGGTTTGGAACTTATGACGGATTAAATCGTTATGACGGTTATAATTTTAAAGTCTATCGCAATAGAATTAACGATAAGAACTCTTTATTATTCAATACAATTTACAATATCGAAGGCGATTCACGAAAAAATATCTGGGTTGGAGGTTCTAACGGAATCTGTATTTATAATAAAACCAACGCAACATTTCGTCCCGTTGAATATGTCATTTCAAACCAGAAGCCAAAAATCTTAAAAGATATTATTCACCAAACCAGTTCAGTTTCTGAAAATACAGTTTTGGTGGCTTCACAAAATTTAGGATTAATTAGTTTTGAAAACGGGTCATTTGTAGGGAAACATATTCCGCTTAAAGCGAAAGGAAATAATGTAGACATTGATAATTATGATGCCATAGCGATTCAGGATGAGAAGAAAAATGCGCATTCCTGGATCTATGTCAGAAATGTTGGTATTTGCAGTTACAGTTATACAGTTAAAAATTTAAAAATTGTTTTTCCGCTTTCGATAGAAGTAAAAGCAATGAAACGCGCAGCCGACGGAAATCTTTGGTTGGGAACAGACGAAGGACTTTTTCTTTTTAATATCAAATCAGGCGCTCTTTCAGGAAATTATTTCCCAAATAAATGCAGTGTTACAGACATTCTTCTGGATAAGAAAAAAGACGTTTGGATTACAACAGATGGCTGCGGAATCTACAGAGTTATCGGAACGAACAAAAAAGCAATTTCGGCCAATACTGTAAAAGACAATAATCTGGTTAAAAGTAATTCGGTTTGGAGTTTGTACGAAGACAAATCAGGTAACAAATGGTTTGGTACTTTGCGTGGCGGAATTAGTATGTTGAGTAATACGCCCAAATATTTTAAAAGTATTAGATATAATGCCAGTGATCCTGCCGAGAATTTTATTTTATCCTTCTGCGAAGACGAAAAAAAGAATCTTTGGGTAGGTACAGACGGTGCAGGATTAAAATATTGGAACAGAAAAAATAACACCTATATCAATTACAGCAATAAGCTTTCGAGCAGTTTTATTACCAGTATAATTAGGGACAATAATAACGAAATCTGGCTATCGACCTGGGCTGGCGGCATAAATAAAATAAACCCGAAGAATAATACCGTTACGCATTATTCCTGTTACAATCCGTTTACAAAACAAACAGAAAAAAACATTTGGTTTGTTTACAAAGATTCTAAGGCTAATATTTGGGCAAGCGCCACAAACGAAGGTTCGTTATATCTTTTTGACAAAGTCGAGAATAGTTTTAAACTCTTTAATAAATCGATCAATAATTTGCAATGCCTTATCGAAACCAGTGATGGTAAACTTTGGGGCGGAAATTATACGTCGTTATTTTCTATCGAAAAAACATCAGGAAAAATTAATAAAGTAATCATCGGAAATCCCGTAAGATGTATTCATGAAGACAAAGACAAAAATCTCTGGTTAGGAACTCAGGAAGGTGGTTTATTATTGTTTGACCGAAAAACAAATACTTTCAAAAGACTAACGACAGATGATGGTTTGCCTTCAAATACGATTTTAAGATTGCTCGAAGACAAAGAAGGTAATCTCTGGATGAGTACGTACAACGGTATTTGCAGATTTGATAAAAAAAGAAAAACATTCCGAAATTTTTCTGTAAATGATGGACTTCAAAGCAATCAATTTAGCTTTAATGCCGGAGTTAAATTATCTACAGGAGAGTTTTTGTTTGGAGGAATCAATGGTTTTAATCTCTTTTTTCCTGAAGCCATCAAAGGTTACAATCAGCAGAATAATCTTTTGCTGACTGATTTTTATGTAAACAATCAGCCTATTGAAGAGAATAAAACTGATTTAGTTTCTAAATGGGATTCGGATAAAATCAAAGAAGTGAGTTTGTCGTACGATCAAACGACATTATCACTTGAGTTTGTTGCTTTGGACTATAATAACGCCGACAAAATAAATTATGCTTATTTCCTTGAAGGCTGGGACGAACAATGGAATTTTGTGGGTCAGGCCCGAAAAGCAAATTACTCAAGATTGCCTGAAGGAAAATATACTTTTAAAGTAAAAACAACCAATTTTAAAGGCGGTTGGAACAAAGAGGAAAGTTTGATCACAATAAATGTTTTACCGCCCTGGTATAGAACCTGGTGGGCGTATACGTTATATTTATTAGCAGGTATTGCCAGTATTTTTGCTTATTTAGAATATCATAAAAATAAAGAAAAACTAAAATACAAGGTTAAAATTGCTGAACTGGAAAGCAAGAAAGAAAAGGAAATTGCCGAGAAACAATCGTCGATGTTTACGTATATCTCACATGAATTTCGAACGCCGCTTTCGTTGATTATAAATCCACTGAAAAAAGCGGTTCAGAAAGAAAGTGTCCAAAATGGATCATCAGGGAGTGATTTGGCAATTGCACACAGAAATGCAAGACGCCTTTTGAGTTTGGTAGATCAGTTATTGCTTTTTAGAAAAGCCGAAAACGATGCCGATTCACTTAGATTATCGGCCATTAATGTAAATAGTTTATGTAATGAAGTTTATCAGTGTTTTGTAAATCAGGCAAAAGATAAAAACATCAATTATAACTTTAATATTCCCGATCATGAAATTGAAATTATAGGTGATTATGAAAAAATTGAAATTTCATTATTCAATTTAATGTCAAATGCTTTTAAGTACACACCAATTGGCGGAACAATTAATCTTAATCTTGATGAAAATCCCAATGAAGTAATCCTCGAAATTGCTGATAATGGTGACGGAATTGAGAAAAAAGACATTGATGTTATTTTCGAAAAATTCAAACAAGTCAATTCGAAAGTTTCAGTAGGAACCGGTTTTGGAATTGGACTTTATATTGTAAAATATTTTGTAGATAAACATAAAGGTACTGTAAGCTGTACAAGTGAAGTAGGAAAGGGAAGTGTTTTTAAACTAACTTTTCTAAAAGGAAACAGCCATTTTGAAGATGTTGAAATTACAAATGAGATTCCGCAAAGGAGTCAATTGTTTGATGAATTAATAGTTGATGAAATGGACGAAAACAATCTGTTTTCTACGACTTCAGTTTCAGAAAGTGATTTCCAAAAAATTATGCTTACTGATAAACGCACCATTTTAATAATTGATGATAATACTGAAATTAGGGCATATTTAATCAAATTATTTTCAGATAATTATGTGGTTTATAGTGCCGAAAATGGAGAAGAAGGTTTAAAACTGACCAAAAAACACATGCCAGATCTTGTAATCAGTGATATTACAATGGAGGAAATGGACGGTCTTGAATTGTGCCGTAAAATAAAAGAAAGCAATGACCTATCTCATATTCCGGTAATTCTGCTGACTGCATCAAAAAATCCTGAAACACATTTGCAGGGAATAAATGACGGAGCTGATGATTATATCACCAAACCTTTTGATGATGATATACTCGTGGCACGTGTAGAATCGCTATTAAGAAACCGCAGTAATCTTAGAACTTATTTCTTAGATAGTATTACGCTTAAAGAAAATACCCAAAAGGTTCCTGTAGAATATCAGGAAATACTAAAGAAATGTATTGATATTGTAGAAGCTAATATTCATAAAAGAGATTTCACCATTAAAAACTTTGCCCTCGAAATGGGAATGAGCCATAGAACGCTTTATACAAAAATCAAAATCATTTCTGGACAGACATTAAATGCGTTTATTCGGTCAGTCCGGATCCGTAGATCCGCCATGTTAATGTTGACACAAGATATTAATATCACTCAGGCAAGCGCCGAAGTTGGTTTTGAAGACCCAAAATATTTCAGACAGCAATTTGTGAAACTGTTTGGCATGACACCTTCAGAATACATTAAAAAATACAAGAGCTCGTTTAACGCAGATTTAAATATTATTAAATAATAAGGTTCTTATTGTCATTTCGAGGAACGAGAAATCTCCGCAGGTAGCTCTACAAAGATTGGTCATTGCGAGGAACGAAGCAATCACACGAACAAAAATCACTAATTGAATTCAGTAAATGTGGTTGCTTCGTTCCTCGCAATGACAAATATTGGGGGTACTTTGTAGAATTTCTTGAGTTTTATCTTTGTCAAAGTTTTAAACTTTGACAAAGATGTCGCAATGAAAAACAGATGTCCAATATTCTTAAAACAAAAACCGCAAACGTTTTAGTCTTAAAAGCCTATGAAATTTAATAATTACGTATTATGTAAAAATAAGCTGATATTTTTTCATAGTTCTTAAATTTTAATCTAAAATAATAGTTAATTACAATTTTGACCTCCTTTTTTTTCCATTTTACCCCTCCTTGAGAGTGTGAATTAAACATTTCTTTGCACTTGTAGTAATATTTAAGTTGTATTACTGTGTAAGTTATAAGTGTTTATTTTACGATAAGTTTTTTATCTGTTTAAAGAAGAGCCTTCTTTAAAATAAGACAGTAAGAGTTGGTTTTTACTTATCAATCCCGCAGCAAAAAAAGCTGCGGGTTTAAATAGATTTCAAAAGAATGTTTCAATGAGAAGCGTAATTAGAAAATGAGATAATTAGTCAATTAGATAATTATTGCTGATGATCAATTTCTCGTTATCGAATTATAAAAAAAAGTCAATGAGAAAATTATTAAACCTGGCCAATTATCTAATGATCTCATTTTCTAATTATCAAATTAACTAACTAACCTAACCTTAAAATTAAAGAAATGAAAAAAAATGTATTTTTATTTTTTCTCGC includes:
- a CDS encoding AraC family transcriptional regulator is translated as MKIIEHSYSADLSWVKHLANELGGKIDGNFILASENIQTGVRYFLEIEEGIVAYYIDAVYHKNLHLIQKNTQTDFIGLYYNLTDGEVSVTKKNHSYNVNRWNYNLSTIDGTLVTDYKVTAGSKTYALCIFIKKSIIESIAKANNITIRNLNRITDPKKNTIIRFDRMSNESYHLLKDLHKLKVGGPVFDLNLEGTVHMLLSNYLKKLSTNRIIIQTVNQADLNNIIAIQKYLVRNIDSHFPSIKLMAEMANMSESKFKSLFKKITGLTSNSFFMENKLLKAKELLENRELTITQISDQLHFTNNSYFTSKFKENFGLSPKTYVKKL
- a CDS encoding sigma-54 dependent transcriptional regulator, whose amino-acid sequence is MSLKKENILIVDDNHDMLDLLQRNLKIFNYHPYKASSVTEAIDVLKYTTIDLLITDFNMPEISGIELLKYAGEHFPAMPKLVISGLPSIDNAINSLKSGALDYLIKPFTNEELSKAIHSSLINTKINSGRLSGTSATISKENDYAGIVGNSDQFKSLIEIIKRVQNNKVNVLIEGESGTGKELIAKAIHYKGALANMPFISVNCGAIPETLMESELFGYTKGAFTGAAESRIGLFQAASGGTLFLDEIGTAPMAVQTRLLRVLQEKEITKVGSRSPEKLDVRIISATNNDLYKMVQEGTFREDLYYRINVVNIKTTPLRERKEDILPLVENFIAKYGTEYNKPAITINKKVNEVLLRYSWPGNIRELDNIIQRMIIMSDEVIDLEQVPKYLKYTIPEQKHIFKSLKEYEKEQILKVLAAVGNNKTKAAHILQIDRKTLTQKIA
- a CDS encoding histone H1 → MKDLLVKINAEIETFKAEAESLTEKGVKAAGPRARKSTLEIEKLLKEFRKVSIEESKK
- a CDS encoding two-component regulator propeller domain-containing protein, giving the protein MKYFALYFLLFIGFTSVVHAQDNPIKFLDISDGLSNNSVTTIFQDSDGYLWFGTYDGLNRYDGYNFKVYRNRINDKNSLLFNTIYNIEGDSRKNIWVGGSNGICIYNKTNATFRPVEYVISNQKPKILKDIIHQTSSVSENTVLVASQNLGLISFENGSFVGKHIPLKAKGNNVDIDNYDAIAIQDEKKNAHSWIYVRNVGICSYSYTVKNLKIVFPLSIEVKAMKRAADGNLWLGTDEGLFLFNIKSGALSGNYFPNKCSVTDILLDKKKDVWITTDGCGIYRVIGTNKKAISANTVKDNNLVKSNSVWSLYEDKSGNKWFGTLRGGISMLSNTPKYFKSIRYNASDPAENFILSFCEDEKKNLWVGTDGAGLKYWNRKNNTYINYSNKLSSSFITSIIRDNNNEIWLSTWAGGINKINPKNNTVTHYSCYNPFTKQTEKNIWFVYKDSKANIWASATNEGSLYLFDKVENSFKLFNKSINNLQCLIETSDGKLWGGNYTSLFSIEKTSGKINKVIIGNPVRCIHEDKDKNLWLGTQEGGLLLFDRKTNTFKRLTTDDGLPSNTILRLLEDKEGNLWMSTYNGICRFDKKRKTFRNFSVNDGLQSNQFSFNAGVKLSTGEFLFGGINGFNLFFPEAIKGYNQQNNLLLTDFYVNNQPIEENKTDLVSKWDSDKIKEVSLSYDQTTLSLEFVALDYNNADKINYAYFLEGWDEQWNFVGQARKANYSRLPEGKYTFKVKTTNFKGGWNKEESLITINVLPPWYRTWWAYTLYLLAGIASIFAYLEYHKNKEKLKYKVKIAELESKKEKEIAEKQSSMFTYISHEFRTPLSLIINPLKKAVQKESVQNGSSGSDLAIAHRNARRLLSLVDQLLLFRKAENDADSLRLSAINVNSLCNEVYQCFVNQAKDKNINYNFNIPDHEIEIIGDYEKIEISLFNLMSNAFKYTPIGGTINLNLDENPNEVILEIADNGDGIEKKDIDVIFEKFKQVNSKVSVGTGFGIGLYIVKYFVDKHKGTVSCTSEVGKGSVFKLTFLKGNSHFEDVEITNEIPQRSQLFDELIVDEMDENNLFSTTSVSESDFQKIMLTDKRTILIIDDNTEIRAYLIKLFSDNYVVYSAENGEEGLKLTKKHMPDLVISDITMEEMDGLELCRKIKESNDLSHIPVILLTASKNPETHLQGINDGADDYITKPFDDDILVARVESLLRNRSNLRTYFLDSITLKENTQKVPVEYQEILKKCIDIVEANIHKRDFTIKNFALEMGMSHRTLYTKIKIISGQTLNAFIRSVRIRRSAMLMLTQDINITQASAEVGFEDPKYFRQQFVKLFGMTPSEYIKKYKSSFNADLNIIK